Within the Oreochromis niloticus isolate F11D_XX linkage group LG14, O_niloticus_UMD_NMBU, whole genome shotgun sequence genome, the region GAGTAAACAAGAAGGTGATCTGTATTTTCAGGACCAGCAACAGGCTGAATATGATTGTCTATTTCTTGAGAGTTAGACATGCATTAAGattatgtttatttatggcTTGTGTATTATTAATTTAGGGTTCTATTTAGCTTTTTTCTTGGCTGAAGGTGTGTTTCGATCACTGCTAAATCACTTTTTCACTGGGTGTCTGGAACTGATTGgtatttcttctaaatgtgTGTGGTCTGCAACTAAATCTCAGTTATCTGGTACTCAGTCCGTGCGGTATCCAGTTAGAAGAAGATTAACCTCACTTATTATATGACTTAATTTTTATTGCAGTGTTTTGTATCAATCATATCATACTGATCAAGATAAAGTTATATATCAGCGTATTTGTGGAACCACTGCAGATGAATTTAAAGCAGTTTTTTATACCACGTCTACTATAGAATActaaaaaatgaaagcaaaacagTGAGTTAGATAAATCCAATATTTAACAGAAAATTAACTGAAACAATTCTGATATGGTTCACAATATACATTCAATGTCTTTCTTTAGAtttctttatttacagtttgcAGTACAAGCTTACATTTTTTTAGATCTTATAATACACAattcagaaataaacacagtagTTTGGAGACACAAACAGTTCTGAGATCGGGACACAGTGAAAATGTTGAGCTAAACTGTGAAAAACAGCACTTAAAGTAAAACTATGAAGATGTTGTAGCACTGAAAGAGGTCACTTccttatataactttaatgtgACTGAACAGATTGCTGCTTTTTCACACTGCTCAGTGCAGTGACTGTAAGCATGTTGTGTGTGAGAGTAGATGTGTggttaagtgtgtgtgtgtgtgtgtgtgtgtggctggttGTATGTAAAAACACTGCTGAAAAGTATTGTATTTGTAGTACAATACTGCAGTGGATGTCTTTGGTTCACATCTAAGAGCACAGCATTTGCATTTGCTGCGGttcattaattcattaatttgTAACTCATTTGCCGAATCCTTTCTCGTGTCGCCACAGGCTTAATATCAGATTTTCCATGCAAAGACTGAGCTTTTTTgctcaaataaacaaataaagataaaatgaacaaatgaaaaaaaaaagaactaaaatcAGAAATTAGATTACAGTGTGTTGGCACCCATACAGTAGGACCCGACTTCCACTTTCAGTTGACCACGCCGAGTCATAGCGTACAGTATATATTAAACTATTTGAATTTAGACTGTCTCGTCCTAAAAACAAACTCATTATATCTTTGGATAGTTTGTCCTCCAGCCATGTGGTGTAATAACACTTGCTCATGCTCATGCTGCTTTTCTTGATGACCCTTTTCTTTTACTCGCAGAATGAGACACTGCCTGTGGGCTCAGACTTTCTAATGAAAAAGTGAGCGACTTCACCGCTCCCATTGTTACAGTATGCTTTGCcttcatgtatatatatatatatatacatatatatatatatatatattatatatatatatattatatatatatatatatatatattatatatatatatatatatatatttggttAGATTTTCTATACGTTTCAATTACACGTTGGGTGCTTTATGATAAATTTCTCCAAACCTGCATTCACTTGTGAAAAATCCCAGGAGgcagtttaattaaatataGATATTAAATGGCGTCTGTGGGCACTCACAAAGTTTTCTCATGAATTATGCTGACACATCTTAATGGTTGCAATGTTTTAAACTCTTCCTTTTTTTAAGGAAGGCATGAAAACATGCAGCTGCTTTTGGATAAGATGAGACAGCTGGGATTGAATGATCGTGTATATTGGAAAACATCCTCATACTGTACATCAACGGGATTTAATATGTACACTACGAGCTCTGTGATCTGCTTGGCTGGGACATGTAGACTAAGCTCTGCTTGATCCCCATGTGATCAGTGGACTTTTCTATATTGGAATCAAGGATTAGCTGTTTTATACATAATTATCCTCAATATTTGTGCTTGAATCTGGATTTGTTTGgcgtttttttgtctttgcgcCCAATAGCTGGTCAAAGAGTGATGAGATACAAAGATAGTTCAtgtcaaaaactaaaataaaaccaaacaaacattaaatCTTGTGTACTTTATCTGGTGTGAAGACAGAAGAAGTCTTATTGGTTAAAACTAGCAGGCATTTGAACCATGTTCTCATGTCATGCTTCAAATGACTCATTCCTCAAAATTGGCGTTTAAACTTCACAGAGGCAAAAATATCCACTCCATTGTACAAACTCAGGTGGAGTTCCCTTGTAAATATTCAGTGGTAACAAAGTGAGTtcttaaaaaccaaaaaaaccaaaaacatctgTATGAGTGAAATTTGCCCTGAAGTCACATCTGCAGTTAGGTTGCAGAGAGGGTACATGGGGACATAAACGCTGCCTGAGAAGCTCTTGGGGTCAAACTGAACCTGATGTTTGAAACATCCCAGAGCCATAGCTGTGTTCACAATCACAAAGGTCTGACCTCAGCTGCAGTCACAATGACGCAGCGTCAGAAACATTTATTCATCGCATGAACGTGACATTTTCTGCCGGGATTTAAAGAGCTACATTCAAATCATCCGTCCCCTATTCCAGTGGGGGTGATCGCAGTGATcagaaataaataacaaactaaTGAGTATAGATAAGAAGTAATGTTTAGTTCTTAAAAATATACTATTGTTCAAATAAATGAACATTTCCAGTCACGGTCAGATCTGACTCACCTTTTCGGACAGTCAATTTTGAACATTAGGTTGCTCAGCAATCACAGAACGGCTCCTTAACATGCCTAAATACCTACAAGTCAAAGGGTCAAACTCAGCTGAACTTTTCATCTGTCAGGGTAAAAACTAGAATTATTAATGGTCACTGGGCTGTCTGTTTGTATCGCAGACTGTGCGGTCTCTGCTTTAAGAGTATAAGACACCCTGTGTGGTTGTGTTTGGGTGTTCTGGTGAGTTTGTGAGAAACGTTACAGCGGATTACGCCGACGCATCCTGAGTTTCAACctcgcgtgtgtgcgtgtgtcacaCCTCCGGGATGAAGAGTGACAGCAACATAACCTAAGCAAGTGGCTAAAACTTGAGGTGGCTTGGACcgcatgtgtgtaaatgtgtgtgtaggGCAGGAAGAAGAGCGCAAATATACATGAGTGTGTGCTCCTATTTCTATGAATACTGGCTGCATCTCTTTCCTGTCTGTTTGATGGGATAATATGGAAGCCCACAGAGGACAAACACCTCCACCTGAGACTAAAAATGGGATTCATTTTGCGCCTTGTTTGCTTTCTGattttctctgcagcttttAGTAATGTGAAGCATGTGACGGACTGTTAATCCGTCTGAGAATTAATCCCTTTGAGATGCTGCGTTCTCTTCACTGTACGCTACAGCTCTCCTGAGACCAGGAGCAGCTGTTTGTTTAACCTGAACAGAAAATATCATTTTCCAGTAGTGCCTTTCATCAGTGTATTACTTATGTTGTACTGGAAACGGTGCTTACTtgcaatatttttcatttttataacaCCAATTCATTATTACATTGTAGGTTAAAGACCTTAAAATATTACGTACCACGTTAAAACCCTATTTAATCGCATATTTAACCTTGTCATTCGTTTTGTTGCACCTGACTTTATTAATCacccagtttttgtttttctttctctactTGCCTTGCAGCAATTCCCGGCTGTGAGCGGGGCCTTCATGGATTCTCCGTACAACGGCAACACGTCCTTGCAGACGTCCACGTCCAACCTCAACGCCGGCTATTCGCGACCCTCAGAAGCCGAGGATGACGGCAAAGTGTCCAGTGACACCATTTGGCTGTGGATTGCTGTCCTGGCAACGATTGGCAACATAGTGGTGGTGGCTGTGGTTTGTGCCTGTGCCTTCTGACAAAGTAGAGGAgtggaacaaaaaaaatctgctgctgtCGGACATGGCAACTCttgtatattttgaaaatatattttctctAGAAACGTTGTAAAATAGCCTTACTTTAAGACTGATCCCatggattatttttcttttaaatgtaagCACCAGTTTGAGTTTTGCAGGGGAATTTGCATGGGAGTCTTTATTCCCACAGCCCCGTCACCCCGCTCCTTTTTCAAAATTTAAAATCAGCGATCATATTGAAATAATTAGCTGACAGAATCTTTCTGTTCATTTGTACAGTTCAACAACCACAAAAGGAAAGAGagataaaaatgtgattttagcAGTTGGTACAGAAGTTCACTTTAACGTAAAATTATGACAAAATGGCTCATTGGCCAAACTCAGATGATGTGCATGTACATCGTGTAGTTTGTTTCACATTTCATCTGACTGAAGATCGAGAAAGTTACACGATGCATGAacttttccccttttttaaaatttccaaagTGAAAACTACATATTACAGTTAAAAACAGACCTTTGTTCCCTTATGCAACGCACAGATTTAAAGACATTTCTGCTGTTACCCTTGTACTGCCTGTTTCTAGAGTGCTTCATTTGAGAGCACCATCATAATTCAttggttttctttgtgtgtaaCCTGTTTAATATGCATTAAAACCCATGGCTATGACTCAGTTTTAATTCTGCGTACTTCTTTGTAAACAGTTCTGATTGTTAAAGGCCACAGAAACTTGTCCTCAGGCTCGCCCTTTAAAGCTGAAGGACTAAAAGTGTCACAGGGATGTTTATTTTAGCCTCCGTGCAAACAGTGTATTAGCATTTTCTACCAGGCACTGCTACCTGAACAAAATAGgaaatttattatttatgagTTATTTATTTTAGGCTCTGGACAGAATAAAAGCTATAGTCCTAAAATAGTAGTAATATGCTTGCACGGGTCAGTTATTACGTAAACTGATTTTAAGCTGGTTACTCTGCAGGCTCAGCAGAGGTCAGCGTTACAACCAGAAAGATTAGATAAGATCAAGAGCCCGATCTCTTACTGGGACCAGAAGCCAGAAGGAGGTCAACTGTTTGAAGCTTCACACTGACGAGTTAATGGTCAGAGGTTTGAGCAACCAGTGCACCgatgagtttttatttttattagcaGCAAACATACTGCTGGAAACAATCAATCCTGCACAGTAATATGGTTACTGTGATATGACCCATTCCTCTGTGGATTCacacttcattcattcattcattcccCCCCAtggtgctggagcctattccagctgtGATAGGTTAAGAGGCGGGACACACCCTGGAGAGGTCACCAGTCTAATATCTACTAATACCTGCTAAAATAGTTCCAGATTGATACAAATGAATTAATTCAGTGACTAAAACTGGAGCACAAGTGTCTTAcatcattaaaaatgctccaaaaggcaccaGCATAATATACAAGGTCAAGGCCAGTTTAGTGactaaaatgaactgaaatgacCCGTAGCAGGGAGCTAGTGGCAGTTTGGGTAACAGCCTATTGCTTAAGAGAGCCAGACTCCTACTGAATCATATTTAGGGACATTTTAGAACTTAAAGAGATCagttaatgaaaacaaaattcatCCCTCTACTTCTTGGAAATTAGATGATATATTTTGCATATTAACATTATGTGTTTACActgtttaaacatttgtttttgggTCTGAATgttaacatgttcaaaataagcCTGGGACAACTGGCGTGCCAACTTTCTGAGCTACTAATGTGTATATTTTTAGGTTTATAAAGATATCTTTCAATCTCTCTCACTACAGCGCCGTGTTTACTGTTTGCCCACACTGAGAAATCCAAAGCATGCTCAGCAGCACAGCTGTAATGAACAATCAATTATGCCAGTTTTGAGCTGCAAGAACAACTATGCCATGACTAAAGTGCTTTTTACATTAGTCAGGGCTCCAGCAAATTCTAGTTGTCCCAGTGTGTTTTCTTTCAAGAAGCTGTGGCACCCTTTAAAAGCCCAGAGGAAAGAAACTCTTTGTAGAAAGAAATGGGGCTCAATGGGATTGAGCAGTGATTTGTTCAAATTTAACAAGCAGCAGAGGTCATGCGGAGGCATATCTTTCGGTCAGGGTTACATTTGCCCCATTATGAGGATGGATACATCATTTAAAAAGTGTAGTGCCATTTGCTTTCAGCTTCCTTCCAATCACTGAGATTGTTAGAGGAGGAATTAGCTTCAATAAAGGCAATAGTGAAGAAAGAATGAcaaaaaagcagagagaggacaAAGAGATAAGAAATCAGAGAGATGAGGAAAGATCACAGGAGGTCAGAAGAAATGGAAAGAAACTTGAGACTTGAAGttcagttaaaaagaaaaatcagaggTTCACCTGTTTCCAGGATCTGAGGGAAACTCCAGAGTCTGGTGATAAAATGTCACTTAAAGTGAGTCCATTTACATACAAGTGTTCATGCATTAAAcaattatataaaaaataattaagtgCTGTTTTACCCAAAATATAATTGCAACCCACAATTTCTCTTAACCTTGATAATGACATAATttcagctaaaaacaggaagctgaggCTACAATATGCACAGTTGACCAgaattggacaacagaagattggaaaaacctGGTTTAATAAGTTTCGAGTGAAACCATGGACCATGAAAGCACGGGTCCATCCTGCTTTGTACCAACAGTTCAGGCAGCTGCTATTGGTATAATAGTGTGAAGGATAACTGAGCATCATTAAAATGCTCATCATTTAAATGgtatttaatatttctgctgACCACGTCCATCCCTTTTTGACAATATGAAAGCAGCAGGGGGTCTAACCAGGTACTGGTACGGTGTAACTTATGAAGTGTCCAGTGAGTGCATGTATTCTATGGCCATTCTTCTTGATACTGTTTTGTCTTGTACTTACTTATCAACATGCTGTTGTGCACTGTGTAGTTTTAACCCAtcagttttttgtctttaattgcatgtgtgtgtgtgtgtttctacatatgcatgtgtttgcatgtgcatCTCAGCATCTCTCTGTTAAAGATTTAGAGTCTAGAGTGAATTGCGTCATTGTCCTGTCAGTCCTCAGCAGACTAATGAGCTGTAATGTGCCTCTTGAGCTTCctactcatttaaaaaaaagaactttttcaCTTCCTTGCTTGATTATCCTAGAGGGAAGTGTTTCCCCACAGGCTTTGGATCGGTCACAGTAGATCAGCTCTCTGTGGCTAACTTTATTAGAAGATGATTTTGCAGAGAGAGCTGCCAGAGTCCAGAGAGAACAAAAAGAACAGAAATGAGAAAGACTTTGTAATGATAGTCATCAGACGCAAAAAGGCGATGAGTGACACAAAAAGTAAAAGAGGAATATGTGGATGGGAAAGGAAAGATAATGAAGGTGGAAATGTCTCGTGTTCATTTCTTGGCATTAATAAACTGACTTCAGACACCTGACAAGGAAAGAGACACTGGATAGGAGTGAGAGAGGAAATGAGAGGATAAGAGCGATGATGGATTAGAGGAGAAAAAGGAAGAATGGGAAGAGGTAGTGTGAGGAGGATGATCTTTGAAAGAGTGGTAGTCATTATCAACCTCTCGTGTCAGGTTGAGTGGGAATGAGAATAAATTAGTaataattaaaactttaaagtgAGATTATGGCAAGAAAAAAATCTAGTggggtaaaaaaataaaaggtatGTTTGTACAGGAAAGTAAAAATTATACAGCACATAAAGGCCGGCTGGCACATTCATGCTAttctaattttcttttttgtgtatgACTGCTTTTCATTTTGAAGCTTGGACCTACAGTATTAGGCCAAAAGATATCATCAGTATGTTCTTACCCAGTGATAACAAGCTTAGCCTGACTCACCTGATTCCACAAAGACATATAAACTTATATATAGTGGAAACCCACCAAATAGGAAGactctttgtctgtctttgtcaaCATCCTCATCCTGCTTTCTAATTCCCAGTGCTTAGTAACTCCAATCTCTTAACTACAAGATGAAAATCCTTTAACTACAAGTGTTTAATGTAAATGTCAAATATTCTGACGTCACACGTGTTCTCTTGCTGTTATTGTGCTGAGCGATCCCTATACTGGAGATTGCTATAGTTCCTAGAAAAAGAGGTAGCATAAATAGGCTCCCATGCATTGCTCATTTGCAGCaagtaaaattaaatacatcCTCCACACTAGACATGAACCCAAGATGGCAGCATAACAAGCTAAATGATCCATAAAACTGAAGCGCAAGAGGAACCGAGCAGCTGGGGTTCATCTCAGCTCCTTGCAGAGTCTGACCCTGAATATATCAGCTCGAGGGTTTTGCCCTGCGTCAGCAGGGTTAAGTTAGGTTAACTGTCAACCTTTTTCTTACTGTAAGCCTTATTCTTGCCTGCCTTGATTAGTATAGTTTGCATATTTCTGTTATCTCCTTTTGAGAGGAGCCTAAAGTGTTATTAACTACTACGATGAGAATCTAAAAAGCTCAACTGGCGTTGCATAATATACACCGCGGTCTATTCCTCCTTTGTGTCACGCTGTACCCTCTGTTCTTCCCCTTTCATCCCTTTCTCTGTCATCTCTCACATCCCTCCTTTCATGCATGCGAGGCACCAGACCGTGAAATCCACATTGTGAAACCCCTcttttgtacacacacacacacacacacacacacacacacacacacagacgcatacacacacactgtcctGACCAGACCCCTGACTCGTAACATTTTTTTTCGTCTTGCTTAACTTTTATGTAACTCAGAATTTACTAATTTTGCGATAAAGCTGGTCTCACCGCGATGTGAAGCCAACCTAAATAACCTAAATCACATAAACCTTTTgacaaataaacataaacaaaactaTGGGGGCAAATTTCCCTTTAAACTTCAACTTTTAACCTTTGGCTGAATCTCGTTGGCTCCTGCATGTTCCCTGTATACGGGAGAAGAGCTTGATGAAAGAGTttggacagaaaacaaaagtgctctgttttcattaaaaaaacttaaaaagctGGGAAACTACAGGGTAGCTTTGATTCCCTTTACTTTCCTGGTTCACGTACCATTTCATGGAAATACATTCACGTCTTGATGACCGACttcaacatgaaaaaaatgaacactTTTGCATCATGAATGATTATTACAGTACTATTACTGTTGCAGAGAACACATAATATGCACAATGTGATTATGTGGGATGCTTAGAGGATGACTGGACAAAAGAAAGATGAAGAATAACAACTGTCTGATTCCAGATGTTCAACAAAGGTTATCTTTGCTGACATGTAAACACTTCTATTCGCAGCTATGACGAGGACCAACAACTCGAAAATCCATTTCCTTTCTATTATAACACTGACTAACATTTCCCTGTCTGGAAAAGGCTATTAAAACATCTGGCTCAAATGATGAAGCCATTTATTTGTCACTTGCAGTTGCCTGCAGCAAAATTAGACCTATTCCGAcaatacatacaatacacaaacatcgcATCAGGTAGACAGGTCAGAACAGGCagtataaagaaaaacaatcaaatGTACAACACAATAGGGGGATGGAGGAGAGACAAAGAGAACTCTTCTTACACTGACCTCCTAGTAGGAAATCAGtatgagaacagaaaaccaaaaatgGCAGTAGAAGTAgttttgtggtgtgtgtgttttgtttttaattaaacataGTAGTCCAGTAGTCATGCTACTGGACTACTATGTTTGAAGACCACTGTGAAATGTGCACAGTTGAACTGGTAAATTTTGTTGTAACTTACAGAAGTTCCCAGCCAACACACACATGTGGGGCCCAAATGGGGAGAAGCAGGGCTAATATTTGGGGCCCACTTGGGAAACCCACCTGGGACCCAGCTAATTTTGTCCCTAGTTTCCATGTCCTCAGTCCTCAGTTTGCTCGCTCACACCTCTTAATCTTTCAAGTCAGGCGTTTTCAGTCCCAATGCCACAGGTGTATGAAATCAAGAGCCTAGCTCGTTGAGTCTGTCAGACCCACTTTATTTCACAGAGACCTTTGTAAAAGAATGGGTTATTCTAAAGACTAACTCGAGTATGGTATTGTAACAGGATGGCACTGAAGCTATAAGTCAGCTTTTGAAGTTTCTTCCATCATTAATATTCCACGATCAACCGTAAGTGGAATTATGGCAAAGAGAAAGTGTTTCggaaccacagcaactcagcTACAAAGTGTCAGACCaaataagagagagaggggTCGTTGAGTGCTGAGGTATATAGTAAGTTGCCAGTGCTTTGCTGACTCAATAACCGCAGAACTCCAAACCTACTCTGgaattaacatcagcacaaaaactgtgtgctGGGGGCTTCATGGTATGGGCttccatggctgagcagctcctgtaggtgtaatgtgtaTGTGACCCAGTATTTTTGTCCATATTATACAGTAATATAGTCCATTATGCAGTAATATAGAGCCTAATGTCCACTTTTTTATTGTGCTAACACTGTAGCAGTATATAGTAGTGTGAAAAATGtttgccccttcctgatttcatattttttgtatgttttctcacactgtttcagatcattaaacacatttaaatattagacaaagaaaacatgagtaaaaacaacatgcagtttctaaatgaaggtatTTGTTATTAAGGAGAAAAATCTGAACCTACATGACCCTGTGTCAAAaagtgatatatatatattttataagaTAAATCAACTTTGGTATATTACATCAATGGAAGGTTTTCTCTAGCCAGGCTTGATTACTGCCAAACCTGTTCTCAATCAAGAAATCACCTAAATATGACCTGCCTGACAAAGTGGAGTAGACTAAAAGATCCTCAAATGCCAAGATCCAAGAAAAAATCAGGAACAAATTAGAAAATAAAGTAATTGAGATCTCTCAGTCTTGAAAAGGTTATAAAATGATTTCTAAAGCTGTGGGACTCCAGAAAACCACAAAAAGaaccattatccacaaatggtaCAAATATGTAACAGTGGAGAagcttcccaggagtggccgATGAACCAAAATTACCCCAAGAGCACAGTGACGACTCATCCGAAGAGGCCACAAAAGATCCCAGAACAACATCCAGAGAACTGCAGGCCTTACTTGCCTCAGTTAAGACAGTTAAGTTACTTTGGAGTGACCTAGTCAAAGTCTGACTGAGATGCTGTGacatgaccttaaaaaggtggttcatgctcaaaaaccctccaatgtggctTAAGCCATTTTCAGGAACGTTCTTTTTACAGTTTCAGTCGTGTCATGTTTTATAGTTCTTCTCTCTTTAATAGGAGTTTTGTAAAGTTTGTCCTTTCCATTGTATGGCTCTTCTAGCACAATCTTTGGGGTGGTATGATCATTAATTAAAGAAGAATTTTGAAAAAGGCTTCTCAGGTTCAACTTATAGTAAAATCatgtttttgcatttctttAGAGAAGTCACTAAACTTTTACTTTATTATCAAAACcaataaattaatattattgTTATGTTCCACTATTTTTTGCTATATGCATAATATACATTTCCAATATTATCTTAAAAGATGAACGTAATCTTGCATAATATGCAATA harbors:
- the LOC106097966 gene encoding uncharacterized protein C14orf132, with protein sequence MELSLMSAQQFPAVSGAFMDSPYNGNTSLQTSTSNLNAGYSRPSEAEDDGKVSSDTIWLWIAVLATIGNIVVVAVVCACAF